The following proteins are co-located in the Tachysurus vachellii isolate PV-2020 chromosome 17, HZAU_Pvac_v1, whole genome shotgun sequence genome:
- the cdc23 gene encoding cell division cycle protein 23 homolog, producing the protein MAAALSSEFSDLVQIKKQLISMISQCKERGLVHSVKWASELAFSLDPLPLSEIPAPPQVTEDEAHDLDALCLAKSYFDLKEYDRAAYFLRDCRSQKAYFLYMYSRYLSGEKKKDDETVDSLGPLEKGQVRNEALRELRVELSKKHTAGELDGFTLYLYGVVLRKLDLMKEAVDVFVEATHSLPLHWGAWLELCNLITNIDMLKSLSLPDCWVRDFFLAHMFTELQMITEALQKYQSLKEAGFSKSTYIISQIAVAYHNIRDIDQALDLFNELREQDPFRIENMDTFSNLLYVRSMKPELSYLAHSLVEIDKYRVETCCVIGNYYSMRCQHEKAALYFQRALKLSPRCLGAWTLMGHEYMEMKNTSAAIQAYRHAIEVNKRDYRAWYGLGQTYEILKMPFYSLYYYRKAHQLRPNDSRMLVALGECYEKLSQQVEAKKCYWRAYSVGDVERMALLKLAKLHEQLNESDDAAQCYIIYIQDIFSCGEQLEHVEVSTALRYLGQYYFKNKLYDEASLCAQRCCDYNEAREEGKALLRQISAVREQGESSSEQSVFNPLNTATHTLQSVYNTTTPIRRVSPLDLSSITP; encoded by the exons ATGGCGGCGGCTCTGAGTAGTGAGTTTAGCGACTTAGTCCAGATTAAAAAACAGCTCATTTCTATGATATCGCAATGCAAAGAGCGTGGACTGGTGCACAGTGTGAAGTG GGCATCTGAGTTGGCTTTTTCTCTTGATCCTCTCCCACTGAGTGAAATTCCTGCTCCACCACAGGTCACTGAG GATGAAGCCCATGACTTGGATGCTTTGTGTTTGGCAAAGTCATATTTTGATCTAAAGGAATATGATCGTGCAGCTTATTTCCTGCGTGACTGCCGCAGTCAGAAAGCATACTTTCTCTACATGTATTCACGCTATTTG tcaggagagaagaagaaggacgATGAGACGGTGGACAGTCTGG GTCCTCTTGAGAAGGGTCAGGTACGCAATGAAGCTCTGAGGGAACTCCGAGTGGAACTCAGTAAGAAACACACTGCTGGAGAACTGGATGGATTCACACTCTACCT gtacGGGGTTGTGTTGAGGAAGTTAGATCTGATGAAGGAAGCAGTGGATGTGTTTGTTGAGgcaacacactctctcccactacacTGGGGTGCCTGGCTCGAGCTCTGCAACCTCATCACCAACATTGACATG ctGAAGTCTTTATCCTTGCCGGACTGTTGGGTGAGGGACTTCTTCCTGGCCCACATGTTTACAGAGCTGCAGATGATCACAGAGGCACTACAGAAATACCAGAGTCTGAAGGAGGCTGGATTCTCCAAGAGTACCTACATCATCTCCCAGATCGCCGTTGCCTACCACAACATTCGAG atatTGACCAGGCATTGGATCTGTTTAATGAGCTTCGTGAACAAGATCCATTCCGCATTGAGAATATGGACACGTTCTCTAACCTGCTGTATGTGCGG tctatGAAGCCGGAGCTGAGCTATCTTGCCCACAGCCTGGTGGAAATTGACAAGTACAGAGTGGAGACCTGCTGTGTCATTG GTAATTACTACAGTATGCGGTGTCAACATGAGAAAGCAGCTCTGTATTTCCAGCGAGCGCTGAAACTGAGCCCTCGCTGTCTTGGGGCCTGGACTCTGATGGGCCATGAGTACATGGAGATGAAGAACACATCTGCTGCCATCCAGGCCTACAG aCACGCAATCGAGGTGAACAAGAGGGATTACCGGGCCTGGTACGGACTCGGTCAGACTTACGAAATTCTCAAGATGCCATTCTACTCACTGTACTACTACAGAAAAGCTCACCAGCTCAG gCCCAATGACTCACGAATGCTTGTAGCTCTTGGTGAATGTTATGAAAAACTCTCCCAGCAAGTTGAAGCTAAGAAG TGTTACTGGCGAGCATATTCAGTGGGAGATGTGGAGAGGATGGCACTGCTCAAACTtgcaaa GCTTCATGAGCAGCTGAACGAGTCGGACGATGCGGCTCAGTgttacatcatctacatccaGGATATTTTCTCTTGTGGG GAGCAGTTGGAGCATGTGGAGGTGAGCACAGCCTTGCGTTACCTTGGTCAGTATTACTTCAAGAACAAACTGTATGATGAGGCGTCACTATGTGCACAACGCTGCTGTGACTACAACGAA gcaCGTGAGGAGGGAAAAGCTTTGCTGCGTCAGATCTCAGCTGTGCGGGAACAGGGAGAATCATCGTCTGAACAGAGTGTGTTTAACCCTctgaacacagccacacacacactacagagtgtgtacaacaccaccacacccaTTAGGAGAGTGTCGCCTCTGGACCTGTCCTCCATCACACCatga